In one Saimiri boliviensis isolate mSaiBol1 chromosome 3, mSaiBol1.pri, whole genome shotgun sequence genomic region, the following are encoded:
- the SPARCL1 gene encoding SPARC-like protein 1 has product MKTGLFFLCILGTAAAIPTNARLLSDHFKPTAGTLAPVNTAIPSLRAEDAENGKETAVSTEDHPHHKAEKSSVLKSKEEDHEQAAEQGKGSSQELGLKDSDGDLSVDLEYAPTEGTLDIKEDISESQEKKLSENIDFLAPSVGSFTDSNQQESITKGEENQEQHTNDSHHQLNRSSKRSHLMDRGNQEQDPNISNGEEEEEKEPGEVGTHNDDQERKTELPREHSNSKQEEDNTQSDDILEESDQPTQVSKMKKEEFEQDNQEQEEDNFNAEIEEENASNVDKHIQETEWQSQEGKTDPEAISNHKEIDEALLLEPTDDGNAMLRNQRADDNGGDDGDDGPRHSASDDYFVPSQDFLEAERAQSIAYHLKIEEQRQKAGENENIDTSEPGEYQEAKKADNSSNDDETSSEGNMRVHGVDSCMSFQCKRGHICKADQQGKPHCVCQDPVTCPPTKLLDQVCGTDNQTYASSCHLFATKCRLEGTKKGHQLQLDYFGACKSIPVCTDFEVTQFPLRMRDWLKNILMQLYEANSEHAGYLNEKQRNKVKKIYLDEKRLLAGDHPIDLLLRDFKKNYHMYVYPVHWQFSELDQHPMDRVLTHSELAPLRASLVPMEHCITRFFEECDPNKDKHITLKEWGHCFGIKEEDIDENLLF; this is encoded by the exons ATGAAGACTGggctttttttcctatgtatcTTGGGAACTGCAGCTGCAATACCG acaaATGCAAGATTATTATCTGATCATTTCAAACCAACTGCTGGAACGCTAGCACCCGTCAACACTGCAATCCCCAGTTTAAGGGCTGAAGatgcagaaaatggaaaagaaacagcAGTATCCACAGAAGACCATCCCCACCATAAG gctgAAAAATCTTCAGTACTAAAATCAAAAGAGGAAGACCACGAGCAGGCAGCAGAACAGGGCAAGGGTTCCAGCCAAGAGCTGGGATTGAAGGACAGTGATGGTGACTTAAGTGTGGATTTGGAGTATGCACCAACTGAAGGTACACTGGACATAAAAGAAGATATAAGTGAATCTCAGGAGAAAAAACTCTCAGAGAACATTGATTTTCTGGCTCCTAGTGTCGGTTCCTTCACAGATTCTAACCAACAAGAAAGTATCACAAAGGGAGAGGAAAACCAAGAACAACATACAAATGATTCACATCATCAGTTGAACAGGAGCAGTAAACGTAGCCACCTGATGGATCGAGGAAACCAAGAGCAGGATCCAAATATTTCCaatggagaagaggaagaagaaaaagagccaGGTGAAGTTGGTACCCACAATGATGaccaagaaagaaagacagaattgCCCAGGGAGCATTCTAACAGCAAGCAGGAGGAAGACAATACCCAATCTGATGATATTTTGGAAGAGTCTGATCAACCAACTCAAGTAAGCAAGATGAAGAAGGAAGAATTTGAGCAGGATAACCAAGAACAAGAAGAAGATAATTTCAATGcagaaatagaagaggaaaatGCATCAAACGTCGATAAGCACATTCAAGAGACTGAGTGGCAGAGTCAAGAGGGTAAAACTGACCCTGAAGCTATCAGCAACCACAAAGAGATAGATGAGGCTCTGCTCCTGGAACCTACTGATGATGGTAACGCCATGCTCAGAAATCAAAGAGCTGATGATAATGGGGgtgatgatggagatgatggCCCCAGGCACAGTGCAAGTGATGACTACTTCGTCCCAAGCCAGGactttctggaggctgagagagcTCAATCCATTGCCTATCACCTCAAAATTGAGGAGCAAAGACAAAAAGcaggtgaaaatgaaaatatagatacCAGTGAGCCTGGGGAATACCAAGAG GCCAAGAAAGCAGACAACTCATCAAATGATGATGAGACGTCAAGTGAAGGCAATATGAGGGTGCATGGTGTGG ATTCTTGCATGAGCTTCCAGTGTAAAAGAGGTCACATCTGTAAGGCAGACCAACAGGGAAAACCTCACTGTGTCTGCCAGGATCCAGTGACTTGCCCTCCGACAAAACTCCTTGACCAA GTTTGTGGCACTGACAATCAGACCTATGCCAGTTCCTGTCATCTATTTGCTACTAAATGCAGACTGGAGGGAACCAAAAAGGGGCATCAACTGCAGCTGGATTATTTTGGAGCCTGCAAAT CTATTCCTGTTTGTACGGACTTTGaagtgactcagtttcctctaaGGATGAGAGACTGGCTCAAGAATATCCTGATGCAGCTTTATGAAGCCAACTCTGAACACGCTGGATATCTAAAtgagaagcagagaaataaa GTCAAGAAAATCTACCTGGACGAAAAGAGGCTCTTGGCTGGGGACCATCCCATTGACCTTCTCTTAAGGGACTTTAAGAAAAATTACCACATGTATGTGTATCCTGTGCACTGGCAGTTTAGTGAACTTGACCAACACCCTATGGATAG AGTCTTGACACATTCTGAACTTGCTCCTCTGCGAGCATCTCTGGTGCCCATGGAACACTGCATAACTCGCTTTTTTGAGGAGTGTGACCCTAACAAAGATAAGCACATCACCCTGAAGGAGTGGGGCCACTGCTTTGGAATTAAAGAAG